A window from Primulina huaijiensis isolate GDHJ02 chromosome 11, ASM1229523v2, whole genome shotgun sequence encodes these proteins:
- the LOC140988691 gene encoding uncharacterized protein isoform X1 yields MEKYSGKLDIVAGREEAGAMEEEAQEEDMSNGSIFSELKHHCIQLVGLYQNPQKNPYAVTQLLHLLQRLPSPSIHPFFDYILFPLLLLFDAAVNCRSSINFESKDKSLAFNALETPHQVSDSVAEEVVFCLEEILKKCRLGSVDQMVVILKKLSHGASLSPLEGSEEFREGVIRCFRALMLNLCPCSDDDCPCKQIGDWPIFPAEKELPFFPASRLSIYDSVPKECLLTFLQSEPASAAVGHWLSLLLKAADVEATRGHRGSSRLRVEALMTLRVLVAKVGTADALAFYLPGVVSQIGKVLHVSRTMISGAAGSTEALSQAVRGLTEYLGIVLEDDSLGVRMNDSSGPCLSKDKPLASFLEELRNLPAKNQERDEKVADSFVSPQASTTLSGQETHLKSSIKNASLRVKRTTDWLKNTTLHVNKLLSATFPHLCLHPTTKVRLGLLAAVKVLLCKCSYTLKESRQMLLECLFVLICDDSEEVSSDAKAFFGLVLSSRENDQLEHDTTEIFSRLVEKLPQVMLSNEESLSLLHARKLLAVTCFCGPRLISDYLLLSPVNTARFLDVFALCMSQKSVFSGSLNKLASTKPSSHGFIHSIAEIKATNNVNHGNSEYLGFQNRKLLPPLENLQKEYELPKMPPWFSRVGSQKLYETLGGILRLVSLYMFADSRIEGSFSMLIDILLGHLRNLIAKLRTKEYCKESWQSWYKRTGSGDLVRQASTATCILNEIVFGLSDQAITSFSRMFESNRQQDNKEFIQNSIRSCEYKYVVPEHYVQKISKNCDARSHLIDIIGVILHEYLSTEVWDLPLEYSASLQQSGEDGEISLHFFHDNAMLHQVIIEGIGIFSICLSKEFSTSGFLQSSLYRLLENVICSNFHVRRASDAVLLAISAAHGCPTVGHLVLANSDYVIDSICQQLRHLDLNPHASNVLASMLSYIGVADKILPLLDEPMRTVSMELEILGRHQHPNLTISFLKVVAEIAKASKREASTLPNQVESYRKVVDSIVLNEEQSAGNQIWSSEADKQVHECESILFKLNDSRRYRQIVGSIAGSCLVAVTPLISSSDPAACFIALDVVEDGIKALTKMEEAYKHEKEIKEVIEQFIQSHSFHGLQDNLDAAKDETGENRLLPAMNKIWPFFVSCFQNKNLLAIRRCCQAISTTVQICGGDFFSRRFHSDGAYFWKLLNTSPLQKKPISKNERKPMQLPYRSGAMSSEDPMSELSNLKAQISILDMISDLASDKKSASALASHAVLKKISGVVVGIACSGVKGLQDASVKALAGLACIDPDLIWLLLADVYYSTKKDLPSPPSEFPEITELLPPPLGKEYLYVLYGGQSYGFDIDFTSVECVFKKLCALVFAEQMYS; encoded by the exons ATGGAGAAATACAGCGGGAAATTGGATATCGTCGCTGGTCGAGAAGAAGCAGGAGCTATGGAAGAGGAAGCACAAGAAGAAGATATGAGTAATGGCAGCATTTTTTCTGAGTTGAAACACCACTGCATACAACTCGTGGGCCTCTATCAAAATCCCCAGAAAAATCCCTACGCAGTCACTCAACTCCTTCACCTTCTCCAACGATTACCCTCTCCATCCATTCACCCGTTCTTTGA CTATATTTTGTTTCCGTTGCTGCTTCTATTCGACGCAGCAGTTAACTGTAGGTCTTCAATAAATTTTGAGTCCAAGGATAAATCCCTGGCGTTTAATGCCTTAGAAACGCCACATCAAGTGAGTGACTCAGTGGCGGAAGAGGTTGTTTTTTGTTTGGAGGAAATTCTGAAGAAGTGTCGTTTGGGATCTGTTGATCAG ATGGTTGTAATTCTAAAGAAATTATCTCACGGTGCATCGCTTTCTCCACTGGAAGGTTCAGAAGAATTTCGTGAAGGAGTAATTAGGTGTTTCAGAGCATTGATGCTTAATTTGTGTCCTTGTTCTGATGATGACTGCCCGTGCAAACAAATTGGTGATTGGCCTATTTTTCCAGCTGAGAAAGAGTTGCCATTTTTTCCAGCTTCAAGGCTCTCTATATATGATTCAGTTCCAAAAGAATGTTTATTAACATTTCTTCAGTCTGAACCTGCTTCTGCTGCTGTTGGACACTGGCTTTCTCTTCTTCTCAAG GCTGCAGACGTTGAAGCTACAAGAGGGCATCGAGGCAGTTCGAGGCTTCGAGTTGAAGCCTTGATGACACTGCGAGTGCTTGTAGCCAAG GTTGGTACTGCAGATGCATTGGCTTTTTATTTACCAGGTGTTGTCAGTCAAATTGGAAAAGTGTTGCATGTTTCAAGAACGATGATTAGTGGGGCAGCTGGAAGTACGGAAGCGCTGAGTCAGGCGGTTAGAGGTCTGACTGAATATCTTGGAATAGTTCTTGAGGATGATAGCCTTGGTGTCCGCATGAATGATTCTTCTGGCCCTTGTTTGAGTAAAGATAAACCTCTTGCATCATTCCTTGAGGAACTCCGTAACCTGCCTGCTAAAAATCAAGAGCGGGATGAGAAGGTAGCAGATTCGTTCGTGTCTCCTCAAGCAAGCACCACATTGTCTGGCCAGGAGACTCATCTCAAATCCAGCATTAAAAATGCATCATTGCGTGTGAAGCGTACAACTGATTGGTTAAAAAATACCACTCTTCATGTGAACAAACTTTTGTCAGCAACCTTTCCTCAT CTTTGTCTTCATCCAACTACAAAAGTGAGACTAGGACTTTTGGCTGCCGTTAAGGTGCTCTTATGTAAGTGCAGCTACACACTGAAGGAAAGCAGGCAAATGCTTTTG GAATGCTTGTTTGTCTTGATCTGCGATGATTCTGAAGAGGTGTCCTCTGATGCTAAGGCATTCTTTGGACTTGTGTTGTCATCCAGAGAAAATGATCAACTCGAGCATGATACCACAGAGATTTTTAGCAG GCTTGTTGAAAAGCTTCCTCAAGTAATGTTGAGTAATGAGGAGTCACTTTCTCTATTACATGCTCGGAAATTACTTGCAGTGACATGCTTTTGCGGTCCACGTCTTATCTCAGACTACCTTCTTCTTTCTCCT GTGAATACTGCTCGCTTCTTGGATGTTTTTGCCCTCTGTATGAGTCAGAAATCAGTCTTTTCTGGTTCACTCAACAAACTTGCATCAACAAAACCATCTTCACATGGATTCATACATTCTATAGCTGAGATCAAGGCTACAAACAATGTCAACCATGGAAATTCTGAATATTTAGGTTTTCAAAACAGAAAACTTCTTCCCCCATTGGAAAATTTACAGAAGGAATATGAGCTGCCTAAAATGCCACCCTGGTTTTCTCGCGTTGGCAGTCAGAAATTGTACGAAACTCTTGGCGGAATTCTTAGACTAGTCAGTCTGTACATGTTTGCAG ATTCTAGAATTGAAGGGTCTTTTTCTATGTTAATTGACATCCTCCTGGGACACTTGCGTAATTTGATAGCGAAGTTGCGGACAAAAGAATACTGCAAGGAAAGCTGGCAGTCATGGTATAAGCGAACTGGTTCAGGGGATTTAGTTCGGCAGGCTAGTactgcaacatgtattttaaatgagaTCGTGTTCGGTCTGTCTGATCAAGCTATTACGTCTTTCAGCAGAATGTTTGAATCTAATCGACAACAAGATAACAAGGAATTCATTCAGAATAGCATTAGATCATGTGAATATAAATATGTTGTGCCAGAACATTATGTTCAAAAGATTTCTAAAAATTGTGATGCTAGGAGTCACTTGATTGATATCATTGGCGTTATACTACATGAATATCTATCGACTGAAGTATGGGATCTTCCACTCGAATACTCAGCTTCTCTTCAACAATCTGGAGAAGATGGAGAAATAAGTTTGCATTTTTTTCATGATAATGCAATGTTACACCAG GTTATTATTGAGGGGATTGGCATATTTAGTATCTGCCTCAGCAAAGAATTTTCAACGTCTGGATTCCTTCAATCTTCGCTTTATAGGTTGCTTGAAAATGTTATTTGCTCAAATTTCCACGTCAGAAGAGCATCTGATGCTGTTTTACTGGCTATCTCTGCTGCTCATGGCTGTCCAACT GTGGGACACTTAGTATTAGCAAACTCAGACTATGTGATTGATTCAATATGTCAGCAACTACGCCACTTAGATCTCAACCCTCATGCGTCGAATGTTCTTGCTTCCATGCTTTCTTACATTGGCGTTGCTGATAAGATTTTGCCATTGTTGGACGAGCCG ATGCGCACAGTCTCTATGGAACTTGAAATTCTTGGTAGACATCAGCACCCAAATTTGACCATCTCCTTCTTGAAG GTAGTTGCAGAAATAGCCAAGGCATCCAAACGCGAGGCCAGTACCCTACCCAATCAAGTGGAGTCATACAGGAAAGTTGTCGACTCTATTGTGTTGAATGAAGAGCAGAGTGCAGGAAA TCAAATTTGGTCCAGTGAGGCTGATAAACAAGTACATGAATGTGAATCAATTCTATTCAAGTTGAATGACTCCAGAAGATATCGACAAATAGTTGGATCTATTGCAGGGTCATGTCTAGTTGCTGTAACTCCATTAATTTCTTCTTCTGACCCAGCAGCATGCTTTATTGCTCTAGATGTAGTTGAG GATGGCATCAAAGCACTTACCAAAATGGAAGAAGCCTACAAGCATGAGAAAGAAATTAAAGAAGTGATTGAGCAATTCATTCAGTCCCATTCATTCCATGGACTTCAGGATAATTTGGATGCTGCTAAGGATGAAACTGGGGAGAACAGATTGCTTCCTGCAATGAATAAAATTTGGCCATTCTTTGTGTCTTGTTTCCAAAATAAGAATCTATTG GCAATTCGAAGATGCTGTCAAGCAATCAGTACCACAGTTCAAATATGTGGAGGAGACTTCTTTTCTCGTCGATTTCATTCTGATGGGGCCTACTTCTGGAAACTTCTAAACACGTCGCCATTACAGAAGAAGCCCATctcaaaaaatgaaagaaaaccaATGCAACTTCCATATAGGAGCGGTGCCATGTCATCCGAAGATCCTATGTCCGAGCTATCTAACCTGAAAGCCCAGATATCGATTCTTGATATGATTTCAGACTTAGCTAGTGACAAAAAAAGTGCTTCGGCCTTGGCTTCACACGCAGTATTGAAAAAGATCAGTGGTGTAGTTGTAGGGATAGCATGCAGTGGGGTTAAAGGTCTTCAAGATGCTTCTGTAAAAGCCCTTGCAGGACTAGCATGTATCGACCCTGATCTTATATGGCTTCTTTTGGCTGATGTATACTACTCGACAAAGAAAGATTTACCATCTCCACCTTCGGAGTTCCCGGAAATTACTGAATTACTGCCTCCACCGTTGGGGAAAGAGTATCTTTACGTGTTGTATGGAGGTCAGAGTTATGGTTTTGACATTGATTTCACCTCTGTTGAATGTGttttcaaaaaattgtgtgCGCTAGTGTTTGCAGAGCAGATGTATTCTTAA
- the LOC140988691 gene encoding uncharacterized protein isoform X2 — protein sequence MEKYSGKLDIVAGREEAGAMEEEAQEEDMSNGSIFSELKHHCIQLVGLYQNPQKNPYAVTQLLHLLQRLPSPSIHPFFDYILFPLLLLFDAAVNCRSSINFESKDKSLAFNALETPHQVSDSVAEEVVFCLEEILKKCRLGSVDQMVVILKKLSHGASLSPLEGSEEFREGVIRCFRALMLNLCPCSDDDCPCKQIGDWPIFPAEKELPFFPASRLSIYDSVPKECLLTFLQSEPASAAVGHWLSLLLKAADVEATRGHRGSSRLRVEALMTLRVLVAKVGTADALAFYLPGVVSQIGKVLHVSRTMISGAAGSTEALSQAVRGLTEYLGIVLEDDSLGVRMNDSSGPCLSKDKPLASFLEELRNLPAKNQERDEKVADSFVSPQASTTLSGQETHLKSSIKNASLRVKRTTDWLKNTTLHVNKLLSATFPHLCLHPTTKVRLGLLAAVKVLLCKCSYTLKESRQMLLECLFVLICDDSEEVSSDAKAFFGLVLSSRENDQLEHDTTEIFSRLVEKLPQVMLSNEESLSLLHARKLLAVTCFCGPRLISDYLLLSPVNTARFLDVFALCMSQKSVFSGSLNKLASTKPSSHGFIHSIAEIKATNNVNHGNSEYLGFQNRKLLPPLENLQKEYELPKMPPWFSRVGSQKLYETLGGILRLVSLYMFADSRIEGSFSMLIDILLGHLRNLIAKLRTKEYCKESWQSWYKRTGSGDLVRQASTATCILNEIVFGLSDQAITSFSRMFESNRQQDNKEFIQNSIRSCEYKYVVPEHYVQKISKNCDARSHLIDIIGVILHEYLSTEVWDLPLEYSASLQQSGEDGEISLHFFHDNAMLHQVIIEGIGIFSICLSKEFSTSGFLQSSLYRLLENVICSNFHVRRASDAVLLAISAAHGCPTVGHLVLANSDYVIDSICQQLRHLDLNPHASNVLASMLSYIGVADKILPLLDEPMRTVSMELEILGRHQHPNLTISFLKVVAEIAKASKREASTLPNQVESYRKVVDSIVLNEEQKTDSQIWSSEADKQVHECESILFKLNDSRRYRQIVGSIAGSCLVAVTPLISSSDPAACFIALDVVEDGIKALTKMEEAYKHEKEIKEVIEQFIQSHSFHGLQDNLDAAKDETGENRLLPAMNKIWPFFVSCFQNKNLLAIRRCCQAISTTVQICGGDFFSRRFHSDGAYFWKLLNTSPLQKKPISKNERKPMQLPYRSGAMSSEDPMSELSNLKAQISILDMISDLASDKKSASALASHAVLKKISGVVVGIACSGVKGLQDASVKALAGLACIDPDLIWLLLADVYYSTKKDLPSPPSEFPEITELLPPPLGKEYLYVLYGGQSYGFDIDFTSVECVFKKLCALVFAEQMYS from the exons ATGGAGAAATACAGCGGGAAATTGGATATCGTCGCTGGTCGAGAAGAAGCAGGAGCTATGGAAGAGGAAGCACAAGAAGAAGATATGAGTAATGGCAGCATTTTTTCTGAGTTGAAACACCACTGCATACAACTCGTGGGCCTCTATCAAAATCCCCAGAAAAATCCCTACGCAGTCACTCAACTCCTTCACCTTCTCCAACGATTACCCTCTCCATCCATTCACCCGTTCTTTGA CTATATTTTGTTTCCGTTGCTGCTTCTATTCGACGCAGCAGTTAACTGTAGGTCTTCAATAAATTTTGAGTCCAAGGATAAATCCCTGGCGTTTAATGCCTTAGAAACGCCACATCAAGTGAGTGACTCAGTGGCGGAAGAGGTTGTTTTTTGTTTGGAGGAAATTCTGAAGAAGTGTCGTTTGGGATCTGTTGATCAG ATGGTTGTAATTCTAAAGAAATTATCTCACGGTGCATCGCTTTCTCCACTGGAAGGTTCAGAAGAATTTCGTGAAGGAGTAATTAGGTGTTTCAGAGCATTGATGCTTAATTTGTGTCCTTGTTCTGATGATGACTGCCCGTGCAAACAAATTGGTGATTGGCCTATTTTTCCAGCTGAGAAAGAGTTGCCATTTTTTCCAGCTTCAAGGCTCTCTATATATGATTCAGTTCCAAAAGAATGTTTATTAACATTTCTTCAGTCTGAACCTGCTTCTGCTGCTGTTGGACACTGGCTTTCTCTTCTTCTCAAG GCTGCAGACGTTGAAGCTACAAGAGGGCATCGAGGCAGTTCGAGGCTTCGAGTTGAAGCCTTGATGACACTGCGAGTGCTTGTAGCCAAG GTTGGTACTGCAGATGCATTGGCTTTTTATTTACCAGGTGTTGTCAGTCAAATTGGAAAAGTGTTGCATGTTTCAAGAACGATGATTAGTGGGGCAGCTGGAAGTACGGAAGCGCTGAGTCAGGCGGTTAGAGGTCTGACTGAATATCTTGGAATAGTTCTTGAGGATGATAGCCTTGGTGTCCGCATGAATGATTCTTCTGGCCCTTGTTTGAGTAAAGATAAACCTCTTGCATCATTCCTTGAGGAACTCCGTAACCTGCCTGCTAAAAATCAAGAGCGGGATGAGAAGGTAGCAGATTCGTTCGTGTCTCCTCAAGCAAGCACCACATTGTCTGGCCAGGAGACTCATCTCAAATCCAGCATTAAAAATGCATCATTGCGTGTGAAGCGTACAACTGATTGGTTAAAAAATACCACTCTTCATGTGAACAAACTTTTGTCAGCAACCTTTCCTCAT CTTTGTCTTCATCCAACTACAAAAGTGAGACTAGGACTTTTGGCTGCCGTTAAGGTGCTCTTATGTAAGTGCAGCTACACACTGAAGGAAAGCAGGCAAATGCTTTTG GAATGCTTGTTTGTCTTGATCTGCGATGATTCTGAAGAGGTGTCCTCTGATGCTAAGGCATTCTTTGGACTTGTGTTGTCATCCAGAGAAAATGATCAACTCGAGCATGATACCACAGAGATTTTTAGCAG GCTTGTTGAAAAGCTTCCTCAAGTAATGTTGAGTAATGAGGAGTCACTTTCTCTATTACATGCTCGGAAATTACTTGCAGTGACATGCTTTTGCGGTCCACGTCTTATCTCAGACTACCTTCTTCTTTCTCCT GTGAATACTGCTCGCTTCTTGGATGTTTTTGCCCTCTGTATGAGTCAGAAATCAGTCTTTTCTGGTTCACTCAACAAACTTGCATCAACAAAACCATCTTCACATGGATTCATACATTCTATAGCTGAGATCAAGGCTACAAACAATGTCAACCATGGAAATTCTGAATATTTAGGTTTTCAAAACAGAAAACTTCTTCCCCCATTGGAAAATTTACAGAAGGAATATGAGCTGCCTAAAATGCCACCCTGGTTTTCTCGCGTTGGCAGTCAGAAATTGTACGAAACTCTTGGCGGAATTCTTAGACTAGTCAGTCTGTACATGTTTGCAG ATTCTAGAATTGAAGGGTCTTTTTCTATGTTAATTGACATCCTCCTGGGACACTTGCGTAATTTGATAGCGAAGTTGCGGACAAAAGAATACTGCAAGGAAAGCTGGCAGTCATGGTATAAGCGAACTGGTTCAGGGGATTTAGTTCGGCAGGCTAGTactgcaacatgtattttaaatgagaTCGTGTTCGGTCTGTCTGATCAAGCTATTACGTCTTTCAGCAGAATGTTTGAATCTAATCGACAACAAGATAACAAGGAATTCATTCAGAATAGCATTAGATCATGTGAATATAAATATGTTGTGCCAGAACATTATGTTCAAAAGATTTCTAAAAATTGTGATGCTAGGAGTCACTTGATTGATATCATTGGCGTTATACTACATGAATATCTATCGACTGAAGTATGGGATCTTCCACTCGAATACTCAGCTTCTCTTCAACAATCTGGAGAAGATGGAGAAATAAGTTTGCATTTTTTTCATGATAATGCAATGTTACACCAG GTTATTATTGAGGGGATTGGCATATTTAGTATCTGCCTCAGCAAAGAATTTTCAACGTCTGGATTCCTTCAATCTTCGCTTTATAGGTTGCTTGAAAATGTTATTTGCTCAAATTTCCACGTCAGAAGAGCATCTGATGCTGTTTTACTGGCTATCTCTGCTGCTCATGGCTGTCCAACT GTGGGACACTTAGTATTAGCAAACTCAGACTATGTGATTGATTCAATATGTCAGCAACTACGCCACTTAGATCTCAACCCTCATGCGTCGAATGTTCTTGCTTCCATGCTTTCTTACATTGGCGTTGCTGATAAGATTTTGCCATTGTTGGACGAGCCG ATGCGCACAGTCTCTATGGAACTTGAAATTCTTGGTAGACATCAGCACCCAAATTTGACCATCTCCTTCTTGAAG GTAGTTGCAGAAATAGCCAAGGCATCCAAACGCGAGGCCAGTACCCTACCCAATCAAGTGGAGTCATACAGGAAAGTTGTCGACTCTATTGTGTTGAATGAAGAGCAGA AAACAGACAGTCAAATTTGGTCCAGTGAGGCTGATAAACAAGTACATGAATGTGAATCAATTCTATTCAAGTTGAATGACTCCAGAAGATATCGACAAATAGTTGGATCTATTGCAGGGTCATGTCTAGTTGCTGTAACTCCATTAATTTCTTCTTCTGACCCAGCAGCATGCTTTATTGCTCTAGATGTAGTTGAG GATGGCATCAAAGCACTTACCAAAATGGAAGAAGCCTACAAGCATGAGAAAGAAATTAAAGAAGTGATTGAGCAATTCATTCAGTCCCATTCATTCCATGGACTTCAGGATAATTTGGATGCTGCTAAGGATGAAACTGGGGAGAACAGATTGCTTCCTGCAATGAATAAAATTTGGCCATTCTTTGTGTCTTGTTTCCAAAATAAGAATCTATTG GCAATTCGAAGATGCTGTCAAGCAATCAGTACCACAGTTCAAATATGTGGAGGAGACTTCTTTTCTCGTCGATTTCATTCTGATGGGGCCTACTTCTGGAAACTTCTAAACACGTCGCCATTACAGAAGAAGCCCATctcaaaaaatgaaagaaaaccaATGCAACTTCCATATAGGAGCGGTGCCATGTCATCCGAAGATCCTATGTCCGAGCTATCTAACCTGAAAGCCCAGATATCGATTCTTGATATGATTTCAGACTTAGCTAGTGACAAAAAAAGTGCTTCGGCCTTGGCTTCACACGCAGTATTGAAAAAGATCAGTGGTGTAGTTGTAGGGATAGCATGCAGTGGGGTTAAAGGTCTTCAAGATGCTTCTGTAAAAGCCCTTGCAGGACTAGCATGTATCGACCCTGATCTTATATGGCTTCTTTTGGCTGATGTATACTACTCGACAAAGAAAGATTTACCATCTCCACCTTCGGAGTTCCCGGAAATTACTGAATTACTGCCTCCACCGTTGGGGAAAGAGTATCTTTACGTGTTGTATGGAGGTCAGAGTTATGGTTTTGACATTGATTTCACCTCTGTTGAATGTGttttcaaaaaattgtgtgCGCTAGTGTTTGCAGAGCAGATGTATTCTTAA